A stretch of Chitinophagaceae bacterium DNA encodes these proteins:
- a CDS encoding DUF2490 domain-containing protein, with protein sequence MSDNYLIDESNFVIMPAIRVRICFFLILTCGGYSGFGQYTGLGSWNIVNLKYGIDKSWSVFGEAQLRSLTFYNTFHYYEYKAGVNYKVLPNVKLSLGFGKYITYKEGGNFKLPKNNDEFRLWPQLVLSQSIGKFKIEQRYRAELRFTSNGYRNRYRYRLGASLPFGNEKNGYSPFLLSASNELFITNKDPYFERNRLMLSLNYKLSPQVSFQLGYIHQFDNRINDETGRDFLLTGIFIELTRKTKHKETSDFELKDN encoded by the coding sequence TTGTCTGATAATTATTTAATTGACGAGTCTAATTTTGTAATCATGCCAGCGATAAGAGTCCGGATTTGTTTTTTTCTTATTTTGACTTGTGGAGGATATTCTGGTTTTGGTCAGTATACTGGCCTTGGCAGCTGGAATATAGTCAACCTCAAATACGGTATTGACAAAAGCTGGAGTGTATTTGGCGAAGCGCAGTTAAGGTCTTTAACATTTTATAATACTTTCCATTATTATGAATATAAAGCCGGTGTTAATTACAAGGTCCTTCCGAATGTCAAGCTGTCTTTAGGCTTCGGAAAGTATATTACTTATAAGGAGGGAGGAAACTTTAAACTGCCAAAAAATAACGATGAATTCAGATTATGGCCCCAGCTTGTTTTAAGTCAATCTATTGGCAAATTTAAAATTGAACAACGTTACCGGGCTGAACTGAGATTTACCAGTAATGGATACCGAAATCGGTACAGGTACAGGCTTGGAGCCAGTCTTCCGTTTGGAAATGAAAAAAATGGATATTCCCCTTTTCTGTTAAGTGCCAGTAATGAACTGTTCATTACCAATAAAGATCCTTATTTCGAAAGGAACAGGTTGATGCTATCGCTTAATTACAAACTTTCACCGCAGGTTTCATTTCAACTGGGATACATACATCAATTCGACAATAGAATAAATGATGAAACCGGCAGGGATTTTTTACTGACAGGAATATTCATCGAATTGACCCGAAAAACAAAGCATAAGGAAACCAGCGATTTTGAACTAAAAGACAATTAG
- a CDS encoding TerC family protein, with translation MNNIWSWILFNAFVLLMLAIDLGLFHRQSKKVTFKEAITWSVIWITLAMIFNVWIYFSMGERPALEFLTGYLVEKSLSVDNIFVFVLLFSFFKVPDIYRHRVLFWGVIGALIMRAIFIAVGALLIAKFHWIVYLFGIFLVYTGYMMFKKSAADMHPEDNLLVRWFIKRGKVTSEYHGKKFFVTLEGKQLATPLFLCLLSIEFTDLIFAVDSIPAIFAITNDPFIVYTSNVFAILGLRSLYFALEGIISRYPYLRYGLAIILIFIGFKMLLVDIYKIPVIASLGFIALVLIISVLWKKK, from the coding sequence ATGAACAACATATGGTCCTGGATATTATTTAACGCCTTTGTATTGCTGATGCTTGCCATAGACCTGGGCCTTTTTCACCGGCAGTCGAAAAAAGTAACTTTTAAAGAAGCCATCACATGGTCGGTAATTTGGATCACACTTGCCATGATTTTTAATGTGTGGATCTATTTCAGCATGGGAGAAAGACCGGCGCTGGAATTCCTTACCGGTTACCTGGTGGAAAAATCACTCAGTGTAGATAATATTTTTGTGTTCGTGCTGCTTTTCTCCTTCTTCAAAGTACCGGACATATATCGTCACCGGGTTCTGTTCTGGGGTGTTATTGGCGCATTGATCATGCGGGCTATTTTCATTGCTGTGGGTGCTTTACTTATTGCCAAATTTCATTGGATCGTTTATTTATTCGGTATTTTCCTGGTTTATACAGGTTATATGATGTTTAAAAAATCGGCTGCAGATATGCACCCGGAGGATAACCTCCTGGTACGCTGGTTCATTAAAAGAGGTAAAGTAACGAGTGAATATCATGGCAAAAAATTCTTTGTTACCCTTGAAGGAAAGCAACTGGCTACTCCTTTATTCCTTTGTTTATTGTCTATTGAGTTTACCGACCTGATATTTGCAGTTGATTCCATTCCTGCCATCTTTGCCATCACCAACGATCCATTCATTGTATATACTTCCAATGTATTTGCCATTCTCGGATTGCGGTCATTATATTTTGCCTTAGAAGGAATTATTAGCCGATACCCATATCTCCGGTACGGGTTAGCCATCATCTTGATTTTTATCGGTTTTAAAATGCTGTTGGTGGATATTTATAAGATACCGGTAATTGCCTCGCTTGGATTTATAGCGCTTGTACTTATCATATCGGTGCTTTGGAAAAAGAAGTGA
- a CDS encoding serine hydrolase: protein MRKILLILSLPVALQSFAQQNSASRWADSVFKTLSPDEQIAQLMVVRLSTIDMRTKTVTFFDSAVAELIKKYNIGGICLFQGSPVKQANIINSLQAMAKTPILMCIDAEWGVGMRMIDSVLPLPRQMMLGAVQDSNIAYQYGRIVAAQCKRVGIQVNYAPVVDVNNNPDNPVINDRSFGEDKYKVASFAIQYMKGMQDNGVMACAKHFPGHGDVAVDSHYDLPVINKSMAQLESLELYPFRQVFKAGIGSVMIAHLYIPSIDTTANRATSLSKNNITGLMRNELGYQGLTFTDALEMQGVKKFFPNGEASVESLIAGNDMLCLPGDVPMSITKIKAAIDSGKLSWADIEMHCKKVLMAKYQYGLSKLQPINTENLTNDLNSHVPFMRKLIAENALTVLGKTDAAFFPMPAKEKTVAKEVVYVSVGMNSDNAFAGRMRSDYNADVIYFDYKQDGSTINETVAQVRKDYKKVIIGIHAYNRTPANNFGISKNAVDLVTLLQKKTKSITFVFGNPYAIRNWCDAKSLVACYEDDSIIHNAAIDLLQGKIAAKGKLPVTVCDKFKFGTGITYAALSPVDPAKLSLDANKLGFIDAIAEEAIAKGAAPGAVVLVAKDGKIAYYKSYGSFSYDNAEPVTRESIYDMASVTKICATTISVMKLYDEGKLELKKKLGDYLSWVKGTNKEHLTIENILLHQAGLVAYIPFYKETINSTGIPLPKYYSAKQSDSFSIPVAKDFFMRTDWRDTIYKRILQSPLGKANRYIYSDNDFIFLGKVVEAISGLPLDEYVRRTFYRPMGLTTSGFRAGEQFSLNRIAPTEQEKYFRLQLLRGTVHDPGAAMFGGVAGHAGLFSNAYDMAAIMQMLLNGGTLNGKRYLQKETVERFTAYQSSISRRGYGFDKPEKDNHIRPDPYPCYTASPLTFGHTGFTGTCVWADPTYNLVFVFLSNRVNPAGGENRKLLTMNVRTNIQEAIYKAMGL, encoded by the coding sequence ATGCGGAAGATCCTGCTGATTTTATCGTTGCCTGTAGCCCTTCAGTCATTTGCACAGCAAAATTCCGCTTCCCGGTGGGCAGACAGTGTTTTCAAGACCCTCAGTCCCGATGAACAGATCGCCCAGCTGATGGTGGTCCGGCTATCGACGATCGATATGCGGACAAAGACGGTCACATTTTTCGACAGCGCCGTGGCCGAACTGATAAAGAAGTACAATATCGGCGGCATCTGCCTTTTCCAGGGAAGCCCGGTAAAACAGGCCAATATAATCAACAGCCTGCAGGCCATGGCAAAAACCCCCATACTCATGTGCATTGATGCCGAATGGGGGGTTGGCATGCGTATGATAGACAGTGTACTCCCCCTGCCCAGGCAAATGATGCTGGGTGCTGTACAGGATTCGAACATCGCTTACCAGTACGGCAGGATCGTTGCGGCACAGTGCAAAAGGGTTGGCATACAGGTTAACTACGCACCCGTAGTGGATGTGAACAACAACCCGGATAACCCGGTGATAAACGACCGCAGCTTTGGAGAAGATAAATATAAAGTGGCAAGCTTTGCCATCCAGTACATGAAGGGCATGCAGGACAACGGTGTGATGGCATGCGCCAAACATTTTCCGGGCCATGGGGATGTGGCCGTGGATTCGCATTACGACCTGCCGGTGATCAATAAATCTATGGCACAACTGGAATCGCTGGAACTGTATCCCTTCCGGCAGGTATTTAAGGCAGGCATCGGTAGTGTGATGATCGCCCATTTATACATTCCTTCTATTGACACTACGGCAAACAGGGCCACCTCCCTTTCAAAAAATAATATTACCGGCCTGATGCGGAATGAACTGGGTTACCAGGGCCTTACATTCACAGATGCACTGGAGATGCAGGGGGTGAAGAAATTCTTCCCCAATGGCGAGGCTTCTGTTGAATCACTGATCGCCGGGAATGACATGCTTTGTTTACCGGGTGATGTACCGATGTCCATCACAAAGATCAAAGCAGCGATAGACAGCGGCAAACTGAGCTGGGCCGATATTGAAATGCACTGCAAAAAAGTATTGATGGCAAAGTACCAGTACGGACTTTCTAAACTGCAGCCCATCAACACGGAGAATTTAACCAATGACCTGAACAGCCATGTGCCTTTCATGCGCAAACTGATCGCGGAGAATGCATTGACCGTTCTCGGGAAAACAGACGCAGCTTTTTTCCCAATGCCTGCAAAAGAAAAGACCGTTGCCAAAGAAGTAGTATATGTAAGTGTGGGCATGAACAGCGACAATGCATTTGCCGGCCGCATGCGTTCCGATTATAACGCCGATGTTATTTATTTCGATTATAAACAGGATGGATCCACCATCAATGAGACCGTGGCACAGGTCAGGAAGGATTACAAGAAAGTGATCATCGGCATCCATGCATACAACCGCACTCCGGCTAACAATTTCGGCATCAGCAAAAATGCAGTTGACCTCGTAACCCTGTTACAGAAAAAGACAAAATCCATCACGTTTGTATTCGGGAACCCCTATGCCATCAGGAACTGGTGCGATGCAAAGAGCCTGGTTGCCTGTTATGAAGACGACAGCATCATTCACAATGCAGCCATCGACCTGCTGCAGGGAAAGATCGCTGCCAAAGGGAAACTCCCGGTCACTGTTTGTGATAAATTCAAATTCGGAACCGGTATCACCTACGCGGCCTTATCTCCTGTTGATCCGGCCAAACTATCGCTGGATGCCAATAAGCTGGGTTTCATTGATGCCATTGCCGAAGAGGCCATAGCAAAAGGAGCGGCACCCGGAGCGGTAGTACTGGTGGCAAAAGACGGTAAGATCGCTTATTATAAAAGCTACGGCAGTTTTTCCTACGACAATGCTGAACCGGTTACCCGGGAATCCATTTACGACATGGCTTCGGTTACAAAGATCTGCGCTACTACCATTTCAGTCATGAAATTATATGACGAAGGCAAACTTGAGCTGAAAAAAAAACTCGGTGATTACCTGTCCTGGGTAAAAGGGACCAATAAAGAACATTTAACCATAGAAAATATTTTACTTCACCAGGCAGGGCTGGTTGCCTATATCCCTTTTTACAAAGAAACGATCAATTCAACCGGCATTCCGCTCCCCAAATACTATTCTGCCAAACAAAGCGATTCGTTCAGCATACCGGTGGCAAAAGATTTTTTTATGCGTACCGACTGGCGGGATACCATTTACAAACGCATACTGCAAAGCCCGCTGGGCAAAGCCAACAGGTACATATACAGCGATAATGATTTTATTTTTTTAGGCAAGGTAGTGGAAGCCATCAGCGGCCTGCCGCTTGATGAATATGTAAGGAGGACCTTTTACAGACCGATGGGTTTAACCACTTCCGGTTTCAGGGCAGGAGAACAATTCAGTTTAAACAGGATCGCTCCCACCGAGCAGGAAAAATATTTCCGTTTGCAGTTACTCCGTGGTACGGTGCACGACCCCGGTGCCGCCATGTTTGGAGGTGTGGCCGGCCATGCCGGGCTCTTCAGTAATGCATACGACATGGCTGCCATCATGCAGATGCTGCTGAATGGCGGAACCCTGAATGGCAAAAGATATTTACAGAAAGAAACTGTTGAACGCTTCACGGCATATCAAAGCAGCATCAGCAGGCGGGGTTATGGTTTTGATAAACCCGAAAAAGATAACCACATCCGTCCCGACCCTTATCCCTGTTACACCGCATCGCCGCTTACATTTGGCCATACAGGTTTCACCGGCACCTGTGTTTGGGCCGACCCGACCTATAACCTTGTCTTTGTTTTTTTAAGCAACCGGGTAAACCCGGCAGGTGGTGAAAACAGGAAACTGCTCACGATGAATGTACGCACCAATATCCAGGAAGCCATCTATAAGGCGATGGGATTGTGA
- the mutL gene encoding DNA mismatch repair endonuclease MutL, with protein MPDIIQLLPDNIANQIAAGEVIQRPASAVKELLENAVDAGADEIKLIVNDAGKSLIQVIDNGRGMSETDARMAFERHATSKIKNIEDLFRIRTMGFRGEALASIAAVGQVELKTKRAGDETGVYIEIENSHVVKQEPIAAPTGTSIAMKNLFFNVPARRNFLKSNAAELRHILDEFIRVAMSFPEIFFSLSSNGQQVFHLEKGSMKQRIVQILGNSYAAKLVPVQEQTDYMNIYGFVGKPETAKKTRGDQYFFVNNRFIKSAYLNHAVMNAFDGMIAKDSFPMYTLFIDLDPSQVDINVHPTKQEIKFEDEKIVYAFVQSAVKHALAQFSITPTLDFELDPSIQSLDAVTKPFTEEKKSSASASSLYKTFTQKHQSHFIESKSELKHWKEIQSGAEGYEPGKKLTDDRWPLTGGETAGTQQLHPVNDQRPTTDNLLQLHNSFIVVQTGRGYYLVHQQNAHERILYERFGAAIGGKPIATQQSLFPATMELAAADAVLLNELLPDLSHLGYLLEPFGNNTFVIQGTPADVDQGNEKTAIERMLEQYKHFSSDLKFSKREKLLRSLALQQSIKPGTALTEKEMKALVEDLFSCSIPNSTANGKPTYLEFKKDELEKIFGR; from the coding sequence TTGCCTGATATCATTCAATTATTGCCCGATAACATTGCCAACCAGATCGCTGCCGGAGAAGTGATCCAGCGGCCGGCCAGTGCGGTGAAGGAATTGCTGGAAAATGCGGTGGATGCCGGGGCGGATGAAATAAAGCTCATCGTGAATGATGCCGGCAAATCCCTGATACAGGTCATTGACAATGGACGGGGCATGAGTGAGACAGATGCACGGATGGCTTTTGAGCGGCATGCCACTTCCAAGATAAAGAATATTGAAGACCTGTTCCGGATCCGGACCATGGGCTTCCGCGGTGAGGCGCTGGCAAGTATTGCGGCGGTAGGGCAGGTGGAATTAAAAACGAAAAGAGCAGGGGATGAAACGGGTGTTTATATTGAAATAGAGAACAGCCATGTGGTCAAACAGGAACCCATTGCAGCACCCACCGGAACCAGCATTGCCATGAAGAACCTTTTCTTCAATGTACCCGCAAGGCGGAATTTTTTAAAAAGCAATGCAGCCGAGCTCCGGCACATCCTGGATGAGTTCATACGGGTGGCCATGTCCTTCCCGGAGATATTCTTCTCTCTATCCAGCAATGGCCAGCAGGTATTTCACCTGGAAAAGGGCAGCATGAAGCAGCGCATTGTGCAGATCCTGGGAAACAGTTATGCTGCCAAACTGGTACCGGTACAGGAACAAACGGATTACATGAACATTTATGGTTTTGTGGGAAAACCGGAAACAGCAAAGAAGACAAGGGGAGACCAGTATTTTTTTGTGAATAACCGGTTCATCAAAAGCGCTTACCTGAATCATGCAGTGATGAATGCGTTTGACGGGATGATCGCAAAGGACAGCTTCCCCATGTACACGTTGTTCATCGACCTGGATCCTTCCCAGGTGGATATCAATGTGCATCCCACCAAGCAGGAGATAAAATTCGAGGATGAAAAGATCGTATATGCTTTTGTGCAGAGTGCGGTAAAACATGCGCTGGCACAGTTCAGCATAACACCCACGCTGGATTTTGAACTGGATCCTTCCATTCAAAGCCTGGATGCGGTAACGAAGCCGTTCACAGAAGAAAAAAAATCATCCGCTTCTGCCTCCTCGCTCTATAAAACATTTACCCAGAAACATCAATCTCATTTTATAGAGAGTAAGAGTGAACTCAAGCACTGGAAGGAGATCCAGAGCGGAGCCGAAGGATATGAGCCGGGAAAAAAGCTGACCGATGATCGTTGGCCGTTGACCGGGGGAGAGACTGCTGGAACGCAGCAGCTACACCCGGTCAATGATCAACGCCCAACGACTGACAACCTTCTTCAACTGCATAACAGTTTTATTGTTGTTCAAACCGGCAGGGGTTATTATCTCGTTCACCAGCAAAATGCCCATGAGCGGATATTGTATGAACGCTTTGGTGCTGCCATCGGCGGAAAGCCCATTGCCACCCAGCAAAGTTTATTCCCTGCAACCATGGAACTAGCTGCCGCTGATGCGGTTTTGCTGAATGAACTGCTGCCTGACCTCAGCCATTTGGGTTATTTACTGGAACCCTTTGGCAACAATACTTTTGTGATACAGGGAACCCCTGCCGATGTGGACCAGGGAAATGAAAAAACGGCCATTGAAAGGATGCTGGAGCAATACAAGCACTTCAGCAGCGATCTTAAATTCAGCAAAAGGGAAAAATTACTGCGCTCACTCGCTTTGCAGCAATCCATTAAACCAGGTACTGCGTTAACCGAAAAAGAAATGAAGGCATTGGTGGAAGACCTGTTCAGCTGCAGCATACCCAACAGTACAGCCAATGGCAAACCAACGTACCTGGAGTTTAAGAAAGATGAACTGGAGAAGATATTTGGGAGGTAG
- a CDS encoding PKD domain-containing protein, translating into MKRIFTLLLLVISAFSLKTQAQGTACNAEFAVQYLNANTVKFNPAMAVGAPTVAHHWNFGDGSPVDNTISPTHSYANPGTYAVVHTVVLYNPNGVPQCTQSFTKNVIIAPPCNLQANYTWTATATNPLRIEFHNTSAPVLPSDSVRWTFGDGSSVNGIMGNPAAANPVHIYAQPGTYTVCLRVKRIVNSTPNPCVSEICKTIVVTSPCNLQANFNWNVTPTNPLRFEFHNTTTPVSPTDSVRWTFGDGSSVNGIQGDPTVANPVHTYNQPGVYTVCLRVKRNNTTGTTPCVSEICKTIVVTTGCNLQAYFVSQPDPLHPLRIKFTNMSVPIHPSDSVRWTFGDGTSISGLQSDPNVANPTHIYAQAGTYTVCIRVKKNLNTTPNPCVAEFCKQVVVHPPLCNLQAYFSSQPDPNHPLRIKFTNLTNPILPSDSVRWTFGDGTSVSGLQSDPNVANPTHNYAQAGNYTVCIRVKRNVNTTPASCVAEFCKQVVVNPPPCNVPVNFSWQPDQTNPRKVYFTNLTVSPTAAATAVWTFGDGTSATTWNAVHEYAQPGRYRVCLKITFGPNCVKEKCDSILIPNPPPPCNNQSNFNFVRSTANSQTFTFIPAYQNSSAQYTWTFGDGTGSQSMIATHQYAQPGTYTACLTVWRGPNCASTTCKTIQVTQQINCDSVHVTYNYQPDPQIPNKIHFYANSNYPILDQTWTIRRLNSPAGTPNVVLHQNNPTYLFQDTGYYNVCLRAVTLGGCVKEFCRIIHITQVSNACLLQAFPNPASSVVNVNVTLSQPEMIHAYMYNSQNVLVREKHQQGVSGLNLVTFTVNNLPAGLYTIKLIYGNHVCYARFQKL; encoded by the coding sequence ATGAAAAGAATTTTTACCCTCCTGCTGCTGGTCATTTCAGCATTCAGTTTAAAGACCCAGGCACAAGGCACTGCATGCAATGCCGAATTTGCCGTTCAATACCTTAATGCAAATACCGTTAAGTTCAACCCGGCAATGGCGGTAGGCGCCCCAACCGTGGCCCATCACTGGAATTTTGGTGATGGTAGTCCGGTTGATAATACGATATCTCCCACGCACAGTTATGCAAACCCGGGTACCTATGCAGTTGTTCATACCGTTGTTTTATATAACCCCAATGGCGTTCCGCAGTGTACACAATCCTTTACAAAGAATGTGATCATAGCGCCTCCCTGCAACCTGCAGGCAAATTATACCTGGACCGCAACGGCAACCAATCCTTTACGGATAGAGTTCCATAACACAAGCGCCCCGGTATTACCTTCTGATTCGGTACGCTGGACATTTGGGGACGGCAGTTCCGTAAATGGGATCATGGGCAATCCCGCAGCAGCCAACCCCGTTCATATTTACGCACAGCCGGGCACCTATACCGTTTGCCTGCGGGTAAAGCGGATCGTGAACTCCACCCCCAATCCATGTGTGAGTGAGATCTGCAAGACCATTGTGGTAACATCGCCCTGTAACCTGCAGGCCAATTTCAACTGGAATGTTACACCAACCAATCCGTTACGATTCGAGTTCCATAACACAACCACCCCGGTATCACCCACTGATTCTGTACGCTGGACATTTGGCGACGGATCTTCCGTGAATGGTATCCAGGGCGATCCAACAGTAGCCAACCCGGTTCATACGTATAATCAACCCGGCGTTTACACCGTTTGCCTGCGGGTGAAAAGAAATAATACCACAGGAACTACTCCTTGTGTAAGCGAGATCTGCAAGACCATTGTGGTAACCACCGGTTGTAACCTGCAGGCTTATTTCGTTTCACAACCCGATCCGTTACATCCGTTGCGCATCAAGTTCACCAACATGAGCGTACCCATCCATCCATCCGATTCGGTAAGGTGGACATTTGGCGATGGCACTTCCATAAGCGGATTGCAAAGCGACCCGAATGTGGCAAATCCAACACATATTTATGCACAGGCAGGAACATATACGGTTTGTATCCGGGTGAAGAAAAACCTGAACACAACACCAAACCCCTGTGTAGCTGAATTCTGCAAACAGGTAGTGGTACATCCCCCGCTTTGTAACCTGCAGGCTTATTTCAGTTCACAACCCGATCCCAATCATCCGTTACGCATCAAGTTCACCAACCTGACCAATCCCATTCTGCCATCCGATTCAGTAAGGTGGACATTTGGTGACGGCACTTCCGTTAGCGGATTGCAGAGCGACCCCAATGTAGCCAACCCGACTCATAACTATGCACAGGCCGGTAACTATACCGTTTGCATACGGGTAAAAAGAAATGTCAACACAACTCCTGCTTCCTGTGTGGCTGAGTTCTGTAAACAGGTAGTGGTAAATCCCCCGCCATGCAATGTACCCGTTAATTTCAGCTGGCAACCGGATCAAACCAATCCGCGGAAGGTTTATTTCACTAATCTTACCGTTTCACCTACGGCTGCAGCCACTGCTGTGTGGACATTCGGTGATGGCACATCGGCCACCACATGGAATGCAGTTCATGAATATGCACAACCGGGCCGCTACCGTGTTTGCCTCAAGATAACATTCGGACCAAACTGTGTAAAGGAAAAATGCGACAGCATACTTATTCCCAATCCACCGCCGCCATGCAACAACCAGAGCAATTTTAATTTTGTACGGTCAACTGCCAACAGCCAGACCTTCACATTCATACCCGCTTATCAAAACAGTTCTGCGCAATACACCTGGACATTTGGTGACGGAACCGGCAGTCAAAGCATGATCGCTACCCACCAGTATGCGCAGCCCGGCACATACACTGCCTGCCTGACTGTATGGCGTGGACCAAACTGTGCATCCACCACCTGTAAAACGATCCAGGTAACACAGCAGATCAACTGCGACAGTGTGCATGTGACTTATAATTACCAGCCCGATCCGCAGATACCGAACAAGATACATTTCTACGCCAATTCAAACTACCCGATCCTTGATCAAACCTGGACCATCAGGCGGTTGAACAGCCCTGCCGGCACACCAAATGTGGTACTGCACCAGAATAACCCCACTTACCTGTTCCAGGATACCGGTTATTATAATGTATGCTTACGGGCGGTTACACTGGGCGGTTGTGTGAAAGAGTTCTGCAGGATAATCCATATTACCCAGGTGTCCAACGCCTGCCTGCTACAGGCATTCCCGAACCCGGCATCCTCCGTAGTGAATGTGAATGTGACCTTATCGCAACCGGAAATGATCCATGCGTACATGTACAACAGCCAGAACGTGCTGGTGAGGGAAAAACATCAGCAGGGGGTTTCGGGACTTAACCTGGTGACTTTTACTGTTAACAACCTGCCAGCCGGCTTATACACCATCAAACTGATTTATGGAAACCATGTCTGTTATGCAAGGTTTCAAAAATTGTAA
- a CDS encoding D-alanyl-D-alanine carboxypeptidase, with protein sequence MKLQHSLFLVPCSIFILASCSVSKQVSRQANTLLLKDTAIRTGHIGISIFEPETGKYWYNHNATKNFIPASNTKLFTLYAGMKYLGDSLAGLKYQMKGDSTIVEPSGDPTFLLSEFRNQPVLDFLKTQKNIYLSEAFLYKDFLGNGWAWNDYKESYMAQRSSFPVYGNIVTVKWINQDSIHVYPTFYQKQITVMEKLKTGFELIKGFEDNHFVFVKGNQKNKDVPIRPTSADIQSLLEDTLKIKLGLDWWIYDKPGKLIIHSQPSDSLFKPMMYRSDNFFAEQTLLMASNERLGYMSDEAIIDTLLKLDLKDVPQKPRWVDGSGLSRYNLFTPQSFVYILHKMRNEFGWDRVKNILPTGGTGTLSSYYKKESGFIYAKTGTLSNNCALSGYMITKKGKLLIFSVLANNYSTGATPVRKAVEQFLVGIREKY encoded by the coding sequence ATGAAACTTCAACATTCGTTATTCCTTGTTCCTTGTTCGATATTCATACTGGCATCCTGCTCCGTATCCAAACAGGTCTCCAGGCAGGCCAATACCCTTTTATTAAAAGATACTGCCATCCGCACCGGCCATATCGGCATCAGCATTTTCGAACCGGAAACTGGTAAATATTGGTATAATCACAATGCGACAAAGAATTTCATCCCGGCCAGTAATACCAAATTGTTTACGCTGTACGCAGGGATGAAGTACCTGGGAGATAGTTTGGCGGGATTGAAGTATCAGATGAAAGGAGATTCAACTATAGTTGAGCCTTCGGGGGATCCTACTTTTTTACTCAGCGAATTTAGAAATCAGCCAGTATTAGATTTTTTAAAAACGCAAAAAAATATTTATCTATCGGAAGCTTTTTTATACAAAGATTTTTTAGGGAATGGATGGGCATGGAATGATTATAAAGAAAGTTACATGGCTCAAAGAAGCAGTTTTCCTGTTTACGGAAATATCGTTACTGTAAAATGGATTAACCAGGACAGTATACATGTTTATCCTACATTCTATCAGAAACAAATTACAGTGATGGAAAAATTGAAAACAGGCTTTGAACTAATTAAAGGATTCGAGGATAACCATTTTGTTTTTGTTAAAGGCAATCAGAAAAACAAAGATGTGCCAATAAGACCAACTTCTGCAGATATTCAGTCATTGCTGGAAGATACATTAAAAATCAAACTTGGCTTAGATTGGTGGATATATGATAAGCCTGGAAAATTAATAATCCACTCCCAACCCTCCGACTCACTCTTTAAACCCATGATGTACCGCAGTGATAATTTTTTTGCGGAACAAACCTTGTTGATGGCAAGCAACGAACGGCTTGGTTACATGAGTGATGAAGCCATCATTGATACCTTATTAAAGCTGGACTTAAAAGACGTTCCGCAAAAGCCCAGGTGGGTGGATGGCAGCGGGCTGAGCCGTTACAATTTATTTACCCCGCAATCCTTTGTTTATATCCTCCACAAAATGAGGAATGAATTTGGCTGGGACAGGGTGAAAAATATTTTACCCACCGGCGGCACCGGAACCTTGTCTTCATATTACAAAAAAGAAAGCGGTTTCATCTACGCAAAGACCGGTACACTCAGTAACAACTGCGCCTTAAGCGGTTATATGATCACCAAAAAAGGAAAGCTCCTCATCTTCTCTGTTTTAGCCAATAATTACAGTACCGGCGCCACCCCGGTACGGAAAGCCGTAGAGCAGTTTTTAGTAGGAATCCGGGAAAAATATTAA